The nucleotide sequence CTGGGCGCTCTTCGTGCAGTTGCCGTCGGATCTCGACCCGAGCTTCTCCGATGAGGGCTACGTGCTGCCGGAGCTCGATGTCCGCTGGCACGAGATCCCGAGCGACCACAGCGAGGCCGGCGCCGACTCGCGCGGCCAGGGCCTGATGTTCAAGCACCAGGCCATCGGCGTCGTCGATGCCGCGCGCGAGAAGCGCGACAGCCTGCCGGCCCGGCTGGCCAAGCTGCAGGAGATCCGCGCCGAGGACCCCGCGGCGCACCGCGTGATCTGGCACGACCTCGAGGCCGAGCGCCACGCGATCGAGCGCGCCATGCCGGAGGTGGTCACCGTTTACGGCTCGCAGGAGCTGGAGGAGCGCGAGGCCTCGGTCATCGCGTTCGCGAATGGCCGCATCCGCGAGCTGGCGGGCAAGCCCGTGATGCTGGGCGCCGGCTGCAACTTCCAGCGGCATTGCCACTGGGAGGTGTTCCTGGGCATTGGCCACAAGTTCAAGGACTTCATCCAGGCGATCCACCGCGTGCAGCGCTTCCTGCAGGAGCACACGGTGCGCGTCGACCTGATCTACACGGAAGCCGAGCGGGAGGTGCGCCGCAACCTCGAGCGGAAGTGGCAACAAGACATCGAGCTGAGGCAAAAAATGAGCGAGATCATTCGCACCTACGGGCTGTCGCGCATCGCGATGGCCCAGACCCTGGCGCGCGCAATGGGCGTGCCGCGTGTCGAAGTCGCGGGCCCGGGCTACACGCTGGTCAACGAGGACTGCGTGCAGGAGACCCGCCGCATGCCCTCGGACAGCGTCGGCCTGATCCTGACGTCGATCCCGTTCTCGACGCAGTACGAGTACTCGCCGAACTACGCGGACTTCGGGCACACCGACACCAACGAGCACTTCTTCGAGCAGATGGACTTCCTGGTGCCGGAGCTGCTGCGCGTGCTGCAGCCCGGACGGGTGGCCGCCATCCACGTCAAGAACCGCATCGTGCCCAGCGGCATGGTGGCTGGCGTCGGATTCCAGACCGAGTACCCCTTCGACCTCGACACCGTGGCGTGCTTCCGTCGGCACGGCTTCCACTTCGTTGGCCGCAAAACGATCGTGACTGACGTGGTGCGCGAAAACTCGCAGACCTACCGCCTGGGCTGGACCGAGCAGTGCAAAGACGGCTCGCGCATGGGCTTCGGCATGAACGAGTACCTGCTGCTGTTCCGCAAGGCACCGACGGACGCCTCCCGCGGCTACGCCGATGTGCCGGTGGTGAAGGACAAGGCGAAGTACTCGCGCGCGCGCTGGCAGGTCGACGCGCATGGCTTCACGCGCTCGAGCGGCGACCGGCTGCTGCAGCCCGAGGACCTGGTCGGCATGCCGGCCGACGTGATTTTCAAGCTGTTCAAGGCGCACTCGCTGCGCGAGGTCTTCGACTTCGAGCACGACGTGCGGATCGGCGAGGCGCTGGCCGCCAAGGGCATGCTCCCGCCCTCATTCATGCTGCTGCAGCCGCAGTCCTGGCACGACGACGTCTGGACTGACATCACGCGGATGCAGACCCTGAACAACGCCCAGTCGGCGGCCGGGCGCGAGATGCACTTGTGCCCGATGCAGTTCGACATCGCGGACCGAGCGATCACCCAGTACTCGAATGCCGGCGACGAGGTCTACGACCCCTTCGGCGGCCTGATGACGGTGCCGTACCGGGCCATGAAGCTCGGGCGGCGCGGCCGAGGCTGCGAGCTCAGCCCCAGCTACTTCGCCGACGGCGTGCTCTTCTGCGAGTCCATGGCGCGCGAGCTCAGCACGCCCAGCCTGTTCGACCTCATCGAGGTCGATTCCGCCGCGGAGGTCGCATGACGTCTCTCGCGATCGCTCGCAATCTGCGGAAGGGAGGCTGATGGCCCGCGCACGCAACATCAAACCCGGGTTCTCCACAAACGAAGATCTCGCGGAATGCTCCTTCCAGGCGCGGCTGTGCTTTGCGCTGCTGCCGACGCTGGCAGACAGGGAAGGGCGCCTCGAAGATCGACCGAAGCGCATCAAAGGTGAGCTCTTCCGTTTCGATTCACTCGATGTCGAGCCGCTGCTGGTCGAGTTGGAGCAGCGGGACTTCATCCTGCGCTACGAGATCAACGGGCAGCGCCTAATCCAGATCCTCGCCTTCGGCAAGCATCAGAACCCTCATCATCGGGAGCCGCCGAGCACGTTGCCAGTGCACCCGAGCCTGAGGCTTGATGGGGATGGCAAGTACTTCAAGCCTGAGGCCGACCCACCTTCCGATGAAGGTAAAGCCTCGGTCGAGCCTGAGGCGGATGGTGCATCGGAAGTCGATGAAGCCCCGGGCAAGCCTGAGGCCAGCCCAGGGCTTGCCCCCCCAAGAGACGACTTGGCAAGGGGGTCTAGCCGTGCTGATTCCGGATCCCTGATTCCTGATCCCCCTTCCCGGATACCGGATTCCGGAACCCTGATCCCTGATCCCGGACTGTTTGCGGGGGCGCCTCCGGCACCGCCGCCGCCGGCTGCACCGCCGCCAGCCGCGAAGCCGCGCAAGGCGGCCGAGCCAAAGCCCGAGGCGCCGACGGTGGGGACCTGGAAGGCCTACGCGAACAGCTACGAGGTCCGCTACGGCGTGGCGCCGCTGCGCAACGCGATGGTGAACGGGCAACTGGCGAACCTGGTGGCTCGAATCGGCGCCGAGGAGGCGCCGGCCGTGGCGGCGCACTACGTCCGCAGCAACAACCAGCGATACGTCCAGGCGGGCCACTCCGTCGGAATGCTGCTCATGGACGCGGAGAAGTTGCGCACCGAGTGGGCGACCGGCCGCCACGCCACGGCCACGCAGGCGCGCCAGGCCGATCAGACCCAGACCAACGCCAATGCCTTCGCCGGCATCCTTGCCGAGGCTCGGCAGAAGGAGGCCCATGGCCAGCATTGAGCTCATCCAGGCCGTCGCGGTGACTGCCGAGCTTTGCGGGCGCACCTTCAGCGAAGCCGCGGCGCGGATGTTCGTCCAGGACCTATCGCTGTACCCGGAGGCGGCCGTTCTCGGCGCGCTGACGCGGTGCCGGCGCGAGGTACGCGGCGTGCTGACGGTGCAGGACGTGGTCAGCCGTCTCGACGATGGCCGCCCGGGCGTCGATGAAGCGTGGGCGATGCTGCCCTTCGACGAGCAGATGTCGGTCGTGTGGACCGACGAGATGTCGGCCGCGTTCGGCGTGGTGCGCCCGCTCCTGCGCGAGGGCGACCGCACCGCCGCGCGCTTCGCATTCCGTGAGGCGTATGCGAAGGCGGTGAACGCTGCGCGCGACGCCGCGCGGCCGGTGTCGTGGTGGGCATCGCTCGGCCATGACCTAGAAGGGCAGAGCGCTGTCTTGCGAGAGGCGGTCGACAAAGGGCGCCTCACGCTCCAGCAGGCGCAGGAGAAGGTGCCGCAACTGCCCGGCGCCGCTAAGGTGGCGGCCCTCGCGCTGGGCGCCATCGCTCGCATCGAGGTGAGCCATGACCACTGAGACCGACGGCCGGCAGTACCGATGCCTCGTGAACTTCTGCCCCATGACGGGCGGCATTTTTCTCGCAGGGCCGCATGCGCCTGGCATCTGCTGCTACCACTACGGCATGACCGGCCGCGAGGTCGAGCGCGTCACCCAGATCCTGCTGGACTGGGAGTGCGTGACCTACGAGATCAACGCCTGTCGCACGGCTCACCTGAAGGTCGAGATCGACAAGGCCGCCCTGGCCAAGGCCTGGACTCGACTGCAGCCGGCGCTCGGCGGCCAGTACGCGGCCGAACTGGCACCACCGGTCGACTGCAGCTATGGGCAGTGGGGACATCGGCTCGTGAAATTCGTGGAAGCCCGCGTGCGCGAGGCCATCCAGAAGAAGCAGGAGCCATCCCCTGTCGCGCCGTTCGAGGAATTCGAATGATCGAGAAGGCCATCACCCTGCACAAGCTGCTGCGCCTAGGGGCGCTGGATCCTGATGACGCCCGCGTCATCTGCGGCTGGGGCCCGGACGTGTTCCACGAGGCGCTGCATTGCGGCATCGAGTTCGGTCTCGTTGCTTGGTCGCGCCACCCGTCGAACCACCAGATGACCCACATCGCGGCCGCTTTCGATGGCCGTCTCGCCGAGGCGCGCGCGTTGACGCGGGCGATTCCCACCACCAGTCAAGTGCGCGTCGCGCGCGCATCGAAAGGAGACCTGTGATTCTTCAATTCCACGTGCCGGGCCAGCCCTACGGCAAAGGCCGCCCACGCATCGGCAAGGTGGGCGCCCATGCCCGCATGTTCACGCCCGAGAAGACCGTGAACTACGAGAACCTCGTGAAGTACTCGGCGCAGCAGGCCATGGCCGGCGCGGCGCTGATCGAGGGGGCCTGCGACGTCAAGCTGCGCATCGACTGCCAGATCCCGGCGAGCTGGTCGCAGAAGAAGCAGCGCGCCGCGGCCGCCGGCGAGATCCGACCGACAAGCAAGCCCGACGCGGACAACGTCATCAAGGCCGTATTCGACGCGATGAATGGCGTGGTGTGGAAAGACGACGTCCAGGTGGTCGACATCGCGGTGTCGAAGTTCTACAGCGTGGCGCCCGGCGTCGGCGTGCGCGTCGAACTGCTCGGCGCCGACGCGCCGGCGCAGGTGGACCTACTCGGAGCTGTGGCATGAAGCGGCTGCGCGAACGAATCCTGGACTGGGCCCGCGGCCGCCGGCCCGATGTCGTGATCGGCGGCGAGGAGCGCCCGTACCTCCGCCGCTGGTGGCTGATCCCCCGCAACCCGATCTTCAACGTCTACGTGCACGAGTTCCTGCGCAGCGACGACGACCGAGCCCTGCACGATCACCCATGGGTGAATCTGAGCGTTCTGCTCGAGGGGCAGTACACCGAGCACGAGATCCTCGCGGGCGGCGTGCACCAGAAGACCGTGCGCAGCGCTGGAGATTGGCGCTTCCGCCGCTCCGGCCGCATAGCCCATCGCATTGAGCTCACGCACGGGCGCTGCTGGACGCTCTTCATCACCGGGCCGCGGTACCGGCACTGGGGATTTCATTGCGAGCGCGCCGGCTGGGTGCACTGGCGGCTGTTCACGAGCGACGACGGCCAAGACGTCGGGAAGGGTTGCGACCAATGACGAAGCCATCTGCCATCCTCATCATGAAGGCCCAGCCGCTCGAGGCCTGGAGCGAGCGCGACCTGTCCGTCGTGCGCCGCTTTATCTTCGACGGCATCCGCGGGCTCAATGCCCA is from Variovorax paradoxus and encodes:
- a CDS encoding DNA methylase N-4 codes for the protein MMEYSEFLRSKVQVAQSLGFEITDSDVNPLLAPFQRATVRWAVAGGRRAIFKRFGLGKTFDQIEIVRIVRNHAGGMGLIVLPLGVRQEFLIDALKLATGDDPKFSDAQRAELVAWQAAGPGRVPKLKFVRSIDECDDPEGIYLTNYETVRDGKLDPENFTVTSLDEADCLRGFGGSKTFREFMALFAGDDRRNMHRRVRRGGVPYRFVATATPSPNEYVELLAYCAYLGVMDVGQAKTRFFKRNSEKADQLTIHPHKEREFWLWMASWALFVQLPSDLDPSFSDEGYVLPELDVRWHEIPSDHSEAGADSRGQGLMFKHQAIGVVDAAREKRDSLPARLAKLQEIRAEDPAAHRVIWHDLEAERHAIERAMPEVVTVYGSQELEEREASVIAFANGRIRELAGKPVMLGAGCNFQRHCHWEVFLGIGHKFKDFIQAIHRVQRFLQEHTVRVDLIYTEAEREVRRNLERKWQQDIELRQKMSEIIRTYGLSRIAMAQTLARAMGVPRVEVAGPGYTLVNEDCVQETRRMPSDSVGLILTSIPFSTQYEYSPNYADFGHTDTNEHFFEQMDFLVPELLRVLQPGRVAAIHVKNRIVPSGMVAGVGFQTEYPFDLDTVACFRRHGFHFVGRKTIVTDVVRENSQTYRLGWTEQCKDGSRMGFGMNEYLLLFRKAPTDASRGYADVPVVKDKAKYSRARWQVDAHGFTRSSGDRLLQPEDLVGMPADVIFKLFKAHSLREVFDFEHDVRIGEALAAKGMLPPSFMLLQPQSWHDDVWTDITRMQTLNNAQSAAGREMHLCPMQFDIADRAITQYSNAGDEVYDPFGGLMTVPYRAMKLGRRGRGCELSPSYFADGVLFCESMARELSTPSLFDLIEVDSAAEVA
- a CDS encoding RusA family crossover junction endodeoxyribonuclease; protein product: MLQFHVPGQPYGKGRPRIGKVGAHARMFTPEKTVNYENLVKYSAQQAMAGAALIEGACDVKLRIDCQIPASWSQKKQRAAAAGEIRPTSKPDADNVIKAVFDAMNGVVWKDDVQVVDIAVSKFYSVAPGVGVRVELLGADAPAQVDLLGAVA